A window of the Bradyrhizobium ottawaense genome harbors these coding sequences:
- a CDS encoding nuclear transport factor 2 family protein has product MNQHADKNSVPPSVGVDVSGVETLLNRNLPEVFGEGDPARRRRAIQELYTEDCVLYVPTGTFVGHDALDKFAGDLRATHPHYAYTPHGSPQVLHNSGRLAWGSGPNGETPVYTGVDFIIARDGKIASLYVYLDSPPT; this is encoded by the coding sequence ATGAACCAGCATGCCGACAAGAACAGCGTTCCACCATCGGTGGGCGTAGATGTGAGTGGTGTCGAGACGCTGCTCAACCGCAATCTTCCGGAAGTATTCGGTGAAGGTGATCCGGCTCGCCGAAGGCGCGCAATTCAGGAGCTTTATACCGAGGACTGTGTGCTGTACGTGCCCACCGGAACTTTCGTCGGTCACGACGCGCTGGACAAGTTCGCCGGCGATCTCCGAGCGACGCATCCACACTATGCCTATACGCCTCATGGCTCGCCGCAGGTTCTGCACAATTCGGGACGCCTGGCGTGGGGCTCGGGGCCGAACGGCGAGACGCCCGTGTACACCGGTGTGGATTTCATCATCGCACGGGACGGCAAGATCGCGTCCCTTTATGTTTACCTCGACTCGCCGCCCACATAA
- a CDS encoding alpha/beta fold hydrolase has product MTFRIRTIFAGVALSAAMVAGPLAAQQPTGATSAYGPELEGFDYPYPLQHFAFTSQRQSLQMAYLDVRPDRPNGRTAVLLHGKNFCAATWEPTIKDLVAAGYRVIAPDQIGFCKSSKPAAYQFTFKQLAGNTHELLASLGIEKPVVIGHSTGGMLAAHYSLIYPQDVSHLVLVNPVGLEDWSAKGVPPISVDQWYARELKTNADGIRAYEKSTYYAGKWEDRYERAVDMLAGLNRGPGKEAVAWDSALIYDMIMTQPVLYRFGEISVPTLLMIGQKDTTAIAKDFAPPELRPKLGNYPELGKAAAKAIPGAKLIEFPDYGHAPQMTDPEGFDKALIAGISKS; this is encoded by the coding sequence ATGACATTCCGGATACGGACGATCTTCGCCGGCGTAGCGCTTTCGGCGGCTATGGTCGCGGGGCCCCTGGCGGCGCAGCAGCCGACCGGCGCAACATCGGCCTACGGGCCGGAACTGGAGGGGTTCGATTATCCGTATCCACTTCAGCATTTTGCTTTCACGTCGCAGCGGCAGTCGCTGCAGATGGCCTATCTCGACGTCAGGCCGGACCGCCCGAACGGGCGGACGGCGGTGCTGTTGCACGGAAAGAATTTTTGTGCCGCCACCTGGGAGCCGACCATCAAGGATCTGGTCGCGGCCGGCTATCGCGTGATCGCGCCGGATCAGATCGGCTTCTGCAAGTCGAGCAAGCCCGCCGCTTACCAGTTCACCTTCAAGCAGCTTGCCGGCAACACCCATGAACTGCTGGCCAGTCTCGGCATCGAGAAGCCGGTCGTGATCGGTCATTCGACCGGAGGCATGTTGGCGGCGCATTATTCGCTGATCTATCCGCAGGACGTCAGCCACCTCGTCCTGGTCAATCCGGTCGGGCTTGAGGATTGGTCCGCAAAGGGCGTGCCTCCGATCTCGGTCGACCAATGGTACGCCCGCGAGCTGAAGACCAATGCCGATGGCATCCGCGCCTACGAGAAGTCGACCTACTATGCGGGCAAGTGGGAGGATCGCTACGAACGCGCGGTCGACATGCTCGCCGGCCTCAATCGCGGTCCAGGCAAGGAAGCGGTCGCCTGGGACTCGGCGCTGATCTACGACATGATCATGACCCAACCCGTGCTGTACCGGTTTGGCGAAATCTCGGTGCCGACGTTGCTCATGATCGGCCAGAAAGACACCACGGCCATTGCCAAGGATTTCGCACCTCCCGAACTTCGGCCGAAACTTGGAAATTATCCCGAGTTAGGCAAAGCGGCCGCCAAGGCCATCCCCGGCGCCAAACTCATCGAGTTTCCCGACTACGGCCACGCGCCGCAGATGACGGACCCCGAAGGTTTTGACAAGGCGCTGATCGCGGGGATCTCCAAATCTTGA
- a CDS encoding ABC transporter substrate-binding protein: protein MQRREFIAALSATAMVWPFAARAQQAMPVIGFLSSASSHDYAPMIGAFRKSLGEAGFVEGQNVKIEYAWADEQYDRLPALAADLVRHQVSVIVAASTPAALALKPATTTIPIVFAIGGDPVRTGLVDSLSRPGGNLTGAAHINVETAPKRLELMYELMPNMKIAGLLVNPTNPLAKSVVQAVQAAASSLGLELKVVHAHSDEELDAAFASLSGLGVGALVVGTDPLFTSRAEKLGATSLRLAMPAIYQYREFTAAGGVMSYGGSIVDSYHHAGLYVGRILRGEKPRDLPVQLSTKVELFLNLKSAKALGLSVPLPLLGRADEVIE, encoded by the coding sequence ATGCAACGGCGCGAGTTCATCGCGGCGCTGAGTGCGACGGCGATGGTCTGGCCGTTTGCCGCAAGAGCGCAGCAGGCGATGCCGGTGATCGGCTTTCTCAGCAGTGCGTCGTCGCACGACTATGCGCCCATGATCGGAGCGTTCCGGAAAAGCCTTGGCGAGGCCGGCTTCGTCGAGGGCCAGAATGTGAAGATCGAGTATGCCTGGGCCGACGAGCAGTATGACCGTCTGCCGGCGCTGGCGGCCGATCTGGTTCGTCATCAGGTGAGCGTGATTGTCGCGGCCTCGACCCCGGCAGCCCTCGCACTGAAACCCGCAACCACGACCATACCGATCGTGTTTGCGATTGGGGGCGATCCTGTAAGGACGGGACTTGTCGACAGCCTTAGCCGACCCGGCGGCAATCTTACAGGCGCGGCCCACATCAACGTCGAGACCGCGCCAAAGCGCCTCGAACTGATGTATGAATTGATGCCCAACATGAAGATCGCTGGTCTTCTCGTCAACCCGACCAACCCGTTGGCGAAATCTGTTGTACAGGCCGTTCAGGCGGCAGCCAGCTCCCTGGGGCTAGAACTGAAGGTCGTGCACGCACACAGCGACGAAGAACTGGACGCTGCGTTCGCAAGTCTGTCCGGCTTGGGCGTCGGCGCCCTCGTCGTCGGCACCGACCCATTGTTCACCAGCCGAGCAGAAAAATTAGGCGCGACTTCACTTCGCCTGGCAATGCCTGCGATCTATCAGTATCGCGAATTCACCGCGGCTGGCGGCGTGATGAGCTATGGCGGCAGCATTGTGGATTCCTACCACCACGCGGGTCTCTACGTCGGCCGAATTCTGAGGGGTGAGAAGCCTCGCGACCTGCCGGTGCAGCTATCCACGAAGGTGGAGCTGTTCTTGAATTTGAAAAGCGCGAAGGCGCTCGGTCTGTCCGTGCCGCTTCCGTTGCTCGGGCGCGCCGACGAGGTGATCGAATGA
- a CDS encoding adenylate/guanylate cyclase domain-containing protein encodes MSDLRAWLRGNNLEQYADAFEANDIDLDILADLDDNDLAQLGLSLGNRRRLLKAIAARNAVAASISSTDETSSLDKSSSVRPLSSGEKPSASEEAGSGDAERRQVTVMFADMVGSTALSARLDPELLGGLIRQYQDAVAGEIGRYGGFVAKFMGDGVLAYFGFPRAFEDAAERAVRAAIGILSEVGAIEAPDGTRVQARIGIATGLVVVGEIIGTGLAQERTIVGETPNLAARLQALAEPDCIIISESTQKLSGGHFELSHTGEHELKGFARPVPAWRVCGEASVESRFAAIRTGGLPLIGRAHEMGLMRERWHLAQQGDGQIVTVIGEAGIGKSRMIEALQEEVASEAHERINLQCSPYHSDSALYPVIQYLSRVAGFAPADAADARADKVRVLLAARRIADPVALPLLAELLSVPLAETAATAQSPAQRKASTLALIVEIMARTGDGDPVVIMLEDAHWIDATTLEMMTRLTDSIARARLLAVVSARPEFVPPWLARPHATLVTLGRLGRPECMQVVAGVAAAHGLSADTIATIVAKTDGVPLFVEELTRSVMESADEGSAVPATLKDSLMARLDRLGGAREMAQIAAVIGRQFTFAMLQAVSGKASGELEGMLAKLVASGIVFPEERGLDRSFIFKHALVRDAAYESLLLMRRREWHGRVAQALEQRFGDVAAREPELLAYHFGEAGLVSLACDYRMRAGDQAVSRSAYVEAIAHFTAGLNLAEALPPEVGLRRQLQFWLKLGSASVVAHGLQSVEAEKAYTKAGEIGEQLGDGPATFQAKWGLWINANLRRKTALARDRASELVSLAQQSGDRELLLEAYHCQLSTAHFRGDVRGALEGCQHAIALYDMTQHRHLAHAFGGHDPGVCAHAQCGNSWQLSGEQQQARQHFTQAIALAEMLDHPNSLGHGLHNIGIGHQLGGDPEATYTAAHRAAALAEKFNLPPWRASSLILVGWATATGAGVANAVRLIDAEIANATAVGPLPQYYLGLAAEVLLAAGRPADALGHLDRAIAGIDEAGIGIYLPEIYRLRGECLLALDRHNKAEARSAFAIAGDIARRQGAVIFERRAQVSLSRFAMQE; translated from the coding sequence ATGAGCGATCTTCGCGCTTGGTTGCGTGGAAACAACCTGGAGCAATACGCCGACGCGTTTGAGGCAAACGACATCGATCTGGATATCCTGGCGGACCTCGATGACAACGATCTCGCGCAATTGGGTCTGTCTTTGGGTAATCGCCGCCGCCTCTTGAAGGCAATCGCGGCGCGCAATGCCGTCGCGGCCTCCATTTCCTCCACCGACGAAACTTCATCGCTCGACAAATCTTCTTCTGTCCGCCCGCTCTCGTCCGGCGAAAAACCATCAGCCTCGGAGGAAGCCGGGTCGGGCGACGCCGAGCGGCGGCAAGTGACCGTGATGTTTGCCGATATGGTGGGCTCCACGGCGCTGTCGGCGAGGCTCGATCCGGAGCTGCTTGGCGGTCTTATCCGGCAATACCAGGACGCGGTGGCGGGTGAGATCGGGCGTTATGGTGGTTTCGTCGCCAAATTCATGGGCGATGGCGTGTTGGCCTATTTCGGCTTTCCCCGTGCCTTCGAGGATGCGGCGGAACGTGCCGTTCGCGCCGCCATCGGAATCCTGTCGGAGGTCGGCGCAATCGAAGCGCCGGACGGAACGCGCGTGCAGGCGCGGATCGGCATTGCCACCGGCCTCGTCGTGGTAGGCGAAATCATCGGCACCGGCTTGGCACAGGAGCGGACCATCGTCGGTGAAACGCCCAACCTTGCCGCCAGGCTGCAGGCGTTGGCCGAGCCGGACTGCATCATCATCAGCGAGTCGACCCAAAAATTGTCAGGCGGCCATTTCGAACTCAGCCACACCGGCGAGCACGAACTGAAAGGCTTTGCCCGCCCTGTCCCGGCCTGGCGGGTTTGCGGTGAAGCCTCGGTCGAAAGCCGTTTTGCCGCAATCCGCACCGGAGGCCTGCCGTTGATCGGCCGGGCGCATGAAATGGGGCTGATGCGCGAACGCTGGCATCTGGCGCAGCAAGGTGACGGCCAGATCGTGACCGTGATCGGCGAAGCCGGTATCGGGAAATCGCGCATGATTGAGGCGCTGCAGGAGGAGGTCGCCAGCGAAGCGCATGAGCGCATCAACCTGCAATGCTCACCCTACCACAGCGACAGCGCGCTTTACCCCGTGATCCAGTATCTCAGTCGCGTCGCCGGCTTTGCGCCTGCCGATGCCGCGGATGCGCGCGCCGACAAAGTCCGCGTTCTGCTCGCGGCGCGGCGCATCGCCGATCCGGTAGCGCTGCCGCTGCTGGCGGAACTGTTGTCGGTGCCGCTGGCCGAGACAGCCGCCACCGCTCAATCGCCGGCGCAACGCAAGGCATCGACCCTCGCCCTGATCGTCGAAATCATGGCGCGGACCGGCGACGGCGATCCGGTGGTGATCATGCTGGAAGACGCGCACTGGATCGACGCCACCACGCTCGAGATGATGACGCGGTTGACCGACAGCATCGCCCGGGCGCGGCTGCTTGCGGTAGTGTCAGCGCGACCGGAATTCGTGCCACCCTGGCTGGCGAGGCCTCACGCAACGCTGGTCACGCTCGGACGCCTCGGCCGCCCCGAGTGCATGCAAGTGGTTGCGGGTGTAGCGGCTGCGCACGGCCTGTCGGCCGACACGATCGCCACCATCGTTGCCAAGACCGATGGCGTACCGCTGTTCGTCGAGGAGCTGACCCGAAGCGTGATGGAATCGGCGGACGAAGGTTCTGCGGTGCCGGCGACGCTCAAGGACTCGTTAATGGCCCGCCTCGACCGTCTCGGCGGCGCGCGCGAGATGGCCCAGATTGCCGCGGTCATCGGCCGGCAATTCACGTTCGCCATGCTGCAAGCGGTTTCCGGCAAGGCCAGCGGTGAGCTCGAAGGCATGCTGGCAAAGCTGGTTGCCTCGGGAATCGTATTTCCCGAGGAGCGCGGCCTCGACCGGAGTTTCATCTTCAAGCACGCGTTGGTGCGTGACGCCGCCTATGAAAGCCTGTTGCTGATGCGCCGTCGCGAATGGCACGGGCGCGTCGCCCAGGCCCTCGAGCAGCGTTTTGGCGATGTCGCTGCGCGCGAACCGGAATTGCTGGCCTATCATTTCGGCGAAGCCGGGCTTGTCTCTCTCGCTTGCGATTACCGCATGCGCGCCGGCGACCAGGCGGTGAGCCGCTCGGCCTATGTGGAGGCGATCGCGCATTTCACGGCAGGTCTCAATCTCGCCGAGGCCTTGCCGCCGGAAGTTGGCTTGCGCCGGCAGCTGCAGTTCTGGCTGAAGCTTGGTTCGGCGTCGGTCGTCGCGCATGGCCTGCAGAGCGTTGAGGCCGAAAAGGCCTATACCAAAGCCGGCGAGATCGGCGAGCAGCTCGGCGACGGCCCTGCGACCTTCCAGGCCAAATGGGGTCTCTGGATCAACGCCAATCTGAGACGCAAGACAGCATTGGCGCGCGACCGCGCCAGCGAACTGGTGTCGCTCGCGCAGCAGTCCGGCGACCGCGAGTTGCTGCTCGAAGCCTATCATTGCCAGCTTTCGACGGCGCATTTTCGTGGCGATGTCCGCGGCGCGCTGGAGGGCTGCCAGCACGCCATCGCGCTTTACGATATGACGCAGCACCGTCACCTTGCGCACGCGTTTGGCGGCCACGATCCCGGCGTCTGCGCGCATGCCCAGTGCGGCAATTCGTGGCAACTGTCGGGCGAACAACAACAGGCGAGGCAGCATTTCACGCAGGCAATCGCACTCGCCGAAATGCTCGATCATCCAAACAGTCTCGGGCACGGACTGCACAACATCGGTATCGGCCATCAGCTTGGGGGAGACCCCGAGGCCACTTACACCGCGGCGCATCGCGCGGCGGCGCTGGCCGAGAAGTTCAACCTGCCGCCATGGCGTGCGAGCAGTCTCATTCTCGTCGGATGGGCGACGGCAACGGGCGCAGGGGTCGCGAACGCCGTGCGGCTGATCGACGCCGAGATCGCCAACGCCACCGCGGTCGGCCCGCTGCCGCAATATTATCTCGGCCTCGCCGCGGAAGTGCTCCTTGCCGCCGGCCGACCTGCGGACGCGCTTGGTCACCTCGACCGCGCGATTGCCGGGATCGACGAGGCAGGCATCGGCATCTATCTGCCGGAGATCTATCGTTTGCGCGGCGAGTGCTTGCTGGCTCTTGACCGTCACAACAAGGCTGAAGCACGATCGGCCTTTGCGATCGCCGGCGACATTGCCAGGCGCCAGGGTGCCGTCATCTTCGAACGTCGCGCGCAGGTTTCATTGTCCAGGTTCGCGATGCAGGAATAA